In one Limisphaera ngatamarikiensis genomic region, the following are encoded:
- the pncA gene encoding bifunctional nicotinamidase/pyrazinamidase produces MRCLLLVDLQNDFLPGGALPVPEGDAVIPVVNRLQPGFDLVVATQDWHPPNHGSFAVNHPGRRVGEVVDLDGLPQVLWPVHCVQFTPGAEFAPGLDTSRIVHVVRKGTDPRIDSYSGFFDNGKRRSTGLADFLRQQGVREVYVAGLATDYCVKATALDAVQLGFATRVITDACRGVNLQPGDVDRALAEMARAGVRLVRSDELPGR; encoded by the coding sequence ATGCGGTGCCTGCTCTTGGTGGATTTGCAAAATGATTTTCTCCCCGGAGGTGCTCTGCCCGTTCCCGAGGGCGACGCCGTGATCCCGGTGGTCAACCGGCTGCAGCCGGGTTTTGATCTGGTGGTGGCCACGCAGGATTGGCATCCGCCGAACCACGGCAGTTTTGCCGTGAATCACCCCGGGCGCCGGGTGGGTGAGGTGGTGGACCTGGACGGTTTACCCCAGGTACTCTGGCCGGTGCACTGCGTGCAGTTCACGCCGGGGGCAGAATTTGCGCCCGGCCTGGACACCAGCCGCATTGTTCATGTGGTCCGGAAAGGGACCGATCCGCGGATCGACAGCTACAGCGGGTTTTTCGACAACGGGAAGCGGCGTTCGACCGGCCTGGCCGACTTCCTGCGCCAACAGGGTGTGCGCGAGGTGTACGTGGCCGGTCTGGCCACGGACTACTGCGTGAAGGCGACGGCACTGGATGCTGTGCAACTGGGATTCGCCACCCGGGTGATCACGGACGCCTGCCGGGGCGTGAACCTGCAGCCGGGTGACGTGGACCGGGCCCTGGCAGAGATGGCCCGCGCCGGGGTGCGATTGGTCCGGAGTGACGAGCTGCCGGGCCGCTGA